The Geobacter sp. AOG2 genome includes a window with the following:
- the infB gene encoding translation initiation factor IF-2, with amino-acid sequence MSKIRVSNLAEKLGVDARETLARLKEIGVDAKSSASLVEEDAVKKLMTPQPKENSASTEEVRVTTNIIRRRAKTAPAVAVEEAPPVTAAVEPEKKVEPAPAPAPAPKAPAVQLPEPEIVPQEPPAPAKAVVVEPVIPEKPKTPPEPVKAGPNQARILGRMEIPGVTTRPTRVVTKEAPPTPRTAPSRPASEGAPRNSAPTAAPAGEQDRSRMKQVQLTPAAPSAGDSRRPGGKKDGPGHGPDAGKGGKKGGGAPGKKKEQPKKHEILEKRERTFDPVYRGSKKKGGRERVVETRKTEITIPKAIKRIIRITESISVGELAKRMGIKANDLIKSLMKMGMMVTINHPLDYDTAVILASEYGYEVENVAVDLDEILESAPDAPETLVKRPPVVTIMGHVDHGKTSLLDAIREANVIAGEAGGITQHIGAYDVELNGRKITFLDTPGHEAFTAMRARGAKVTDIVILVVAADDGVMPQTREAINHSKAAEVPIIVAINKIDKPDAKPERVKQELMEFGLVASEWGGDATMVEVSAKKRLNLEELLEMVLLQADVMELKANPDKLAKGTIVEAKLDKGRGPVATVLVQEGTLKAGDYCVVGIHSGRVRAMQNDRGEKVLEAGPSKPVELVGLSGVPDAGDVFVAMKDEKQAKEIATLRQIKLRELELAKHSKLSLEDLYRKIQSGEVKDLNVIVKGDVQGSVEAVGESLRKLSTDAVRLNVIHSAVGAVTETDVNLAAASNAIVIGFNVRPEVKAQGLAEKEGVDIRLYNIIYDAVEDVKKAMEGLLSPTFKEKYLGRAEVRELFSVPKVGTVSGCHVQDGKMLRNAQVRLLRDNVVVYEGKMSSLRRFKDDVKEVASGYECGIGLENYNDLKVGDIIEAFEMEKIAAKL; translated from the coding sequence ATGAGCAAGATACGTGTGAGCAATCTGGCGGAGAAATTGGGTGTTGATGCCCGTGAGACCCTTGCCAGGCTCAAAGAGATCGGGGTTGATGCCAAATCGTCGGCCTCCCTGGTTGAAGAGGATGCCGTCAAGAAGCTGATGACGCCTCAGCCCAAGGAAAACAGTGCCAGCACCGAAGAGGTGCGGGTCACGACCAACATCATCAGACGTCGTGCCAAGACTGCTCCGGCTGTTGCTGTCGAGGAAGCACCGCCGGTGACTGCCGCCGTCGAGCCGGAAAAGAAGGTGGAGCCGGCCCCCGCCCCCGCCCCTGCTCCCAAGGCCCCTGCTGTTCAACTGCCTGAACCTGAGATCGTTCCTCAGGAGCCGCCGGCTCCAGCCAAGGCGGTTGTGGTGGAACCGGTTATTCCGGAAAAGCCCAAAACTCCGCCCGAACCGGTGAAGGCTGGCCCAAACCAGGCTCGTATCCTGGGCAGAATGGAAATTCCGGGCGTTACAACCCGTCCCACCCGCGTGGTGACCAAGGAGGCGCCGCCCACGCCGCGCACTGCTCCGTCCCGTCCGGCTTCGGAGGGGGCGCCCCGGAACAGTGCCCCCACTGCCGCGCCCGCAGGCGAGCAGGATCGTTCCCGCATGAAGCAGGTGCAACTGACGCCCGCAGCCCCTTCCGCCGGAGACAGCCGTCGCCCGGGTGGTAAAAAAGATGGCCCCGGCCATGGTCCCGACGCCGGAAAGGGTGGCAAGAAAGGGGGCGGCGCTCCCGGCAAGAAGAAGGAACAGCCCAAGAAACATGAGATCCTGGAAAAACGCGAGCGTACCTTTGATCCGGTCTACCGTGGGTCCAAGAAGAAGGGCGGCAGGGAGCGGGTGGTTGAAACCCGCAAGACCGAGATCACCATTCCCAAGGCCATCAAGCGTATCATCAGGATCACCGAGAGCATCAGTGTCGGCGAGTTGGCCAAGCGCATGGGTATTAAGGCCAACGATCTGATAAAGTCCCTTATGAAGATGGGGATGATGGTTACCATCAACCATCCCCTGGATTACGATACCGCGGTCATTCTGGCCTCTGAGTATGGCTATGAGGTGGAAAACGTGGCGGTCGACCTGGACGAAATCCTTGAGTCGGCTCCCGATGCGCCCGAAACCCTAGTGAAACGGCCGCCGGTCGTGACCATCATGGGCCACGTCGACCATGGCAAGACCTCTCTTCTGGATGCGATCCGTGAGGCTAACGTCATCGCCGGCGAAGCCGGGGGCATCACCCAGCATATCGGTGCTTACGATGTGGAGTTGAATGGACGTAAGATTACCTTCCTCGATACGCCGGGTCATGAGGCGTTTACCGCCATGCGTGCCCGCGGCGCCAAGGTGACCGACATCGTCATCCTGGTCGTAGCGGCCGACGACGGGGTCATGCCCCAGACCCGTGAGGCCATCAACCACTCCAAGGCCGCCGAGGTTCCGATCATCGTTGCCATCAACAAGATTGACAAGCCGGACGCCAAGCCGGAACGGGTCAAGCAGGAGTTGATGGAGTTCGGTCTTGTTGCCTCCGAGTGGGGTGGTGACGCCACCATGGTGGAGGTGTCGGCCAAGAAACGTCTCAATCTCGAAGAGTTGCTGGAAATGGTCCTGTTGCAGGCCGACGTGATGGAACTCAAAGCCAATCCTGACAAACTGGCCAAGGGCACCATCGTGGAGGCCAAGCTGGACAAGGGACGAGGCCCGGTTGCCACCGTGCTTGTGCAGGAAGGTACCCTCAAGGCAGGCGACTACTGCGTGGTCGGCATCCATTCCGGCCGTGTGCGTGCCATGCAGAATGACCGTGGCGAGAAGGTGCTGGAAGCAGGCCCCTCCAAGCCGGTGGAATTGGTTGGTCTCTCCGGTGTGCCCGATGCCGGCGATGTTTTTGTGGCCATGAAGGACGAAAAACAGGCCAAGGAGATCGCAACCCTGCGCCAGATCAAGCTGCGTGAGCTGGAACTGGCCAAACACAGCAAGCTCTCCCTGGAAGACCTGTACCGCAAGATCCAGAGCGGCGAAGTCAAGGACCTCAATGTTATCGTCAAGGGCGACGTGCAGGGATCGGTGGAAGCGGTGGGCGAATCGTTGCGCAAGCTTTCCACCGATGCAGTGCGTCTCAACGTCATCCACTCTGCGGTCGGCGCTGTTACCGAGACGGACGTCAATCTGGCGGCCGCCTCCAACGCCATCGTCATCGGCTTCAACGTGCGGCCCGAGGTCAAGGCCCAAGGCCTGGCCGAGAAGGAGGGAGTCGATATCCGCCTCTACAACATCATCTACGATGCGGTTGAGGATGTAAAGAAGGCCATGGAAGGACTTCTCTCTCCGACCTTCAAGGAGAAATACCTGGGTCGCGCCGAGGTTCGCGAATTGTTCTCCGTGCCCAAGGTCGGCACCGTTTCCGGCTGCCATGTTCAGGACGGCAAAATGCTGCGCAACGCCCAGGTGCGCCTGCTGCGTGACAACGTGGTGGTCTACGAGGGCAAGATGTCGTCCCTGCGCCGTTTCAAGGACGATGTCAAGGAAGTGGCCAGCGGCTACGAGTGCGGCATCGGCCTTGAAAATTACAACGACCTCAAGGTCGGTGATATCATCGAAGCGTTCGAGATGGAAAAGATCGCCGCGAAATTATAA
- a CDS encoding DUF448 domain-containing protein produces the protein MPRHDGAEKPQRSCLACREIRDRDRLIRFVLSPQGEVVPDLDAKLPGRGAYTCVSASCLAGAVKQRQFGRAFRHEVAVPAPDEMTAQVAKLLLERVMGYIALANKAGKIVAGGSMVGEALKNKNKPGLVLVALDVSEAIGEKIAAQAAGNGVPCLRVLTKDDFGALLGKAPRSALAVKSSGFVVQLLKTIERYRNFLGEVQ, from the coding sequence ATGCCCCGCCACGATGGTGCGGAAAAGCCGCAACGCAGTTGTCTTGCCTGCCGTGAAATCAGAGACCGGGATCGACTGATCCGTTTTGTGCTCTCCCCACAGGGGGAGGTGGTGCCGGATCTGGATGCGAAGCTGCCCGGCAGGGGCGCCTACACCTGCGTCAGTGCTAGCTGTCTGGCTGGTGCAGTCAAGCAGCGCCAGTTTGGCCGTGCCTTCAGGCACGAGGTGGCCGTGCCCGCTCCCGACGAGATGACCGCGCAGGTGGCGAAGCTGTTGCTTGAACGGGTCATGGGGTACATCGCCTTGGCCAACAAGGCAGGCAAGATTGTTGCTGGCGGCTCCATGGTTGGCGAGGCGCTGAAGAATAAGAACAAGCCGGGACTGGTCCTGGTGGCCTTGGACGTCTCCGAGGCCATCGGGGAGAAGATCGCGGCCCAGGCGGCCGGCAACGGCGTGCCCTGTTTGCGGGTACTGACAAAAGACGATTTTGGCGCTCTGCTCGGTAAGGCACCACGTAGTGCGCTTGCCGTGAAATCGAGCGGTTTTGTGGTGCAACTTTTGAAAACAATTGAACGATATAGAAACTTCCTGGGGGAGGTGCAGTAA
- the nusA gene encoding transcription termination factor NusA, translated as METNINLKHAIEQIVKEKGIDRQVVMEAMEQAVLTAANKKYRNTRDLEAHYNPDSGEVELFEFVTVVEEVQDSYKEISLEEAREVDPDVEVGDSLGEKLDATGFTRIAAQTAKQVIIQKVREAERETIFNEYSDRQWEIITGMVRRFEKGELLVDLGRAEAALPAKEQMPREVYRPGDRIRAIITEIRMTTKGPQIILSRTHPSMLAKLFELEVPEIAEGIVEINAVVRDPGSRAKIAVSSNDSDVDPVGACVGMRGARVQNVVSELRGEKIDIIPWSEDIARFACNALSPAQVSKVFVDEDNRVLEIVVADDQLSLAIGKRGQNVSLAARLTGCRIDIKSESKAAEAELAQFASFDGTQAEEEPAADEATEDTGTIETDETVEAGTADAAVASDAEEKQAE; from the coding sequence GTGGAAACGAACATCAATCTCAAACATGCCATCGAGCAGATCGTCAAGGAAAAGGGCATCGACCGGCAGGTGGTCATGGAGGCCATGGAGCAGGCGGTGTTGACTGCTGCCAACAAGAAGTACCGCAATACCCGGGATCTGGAGGCTCATTACAATCCTGACTCGGGCGAGGTGGAGCTGTTTGAGTTCGTGACCGTTGTTGAGGAGGTGCAGGACTCCTACAAGGAGATCAGTCTCGAAGAGGCCCGTGAGGTTGACCCTGATGTGGAGGTCGGCGATTCGTTGGGAGAAAAGCTGGATGCCACCGGCTTCACCCGCATTGCCGCCCAGACTGCCAAGCAAGTCATCATCCAGAAGGTGCGTGAGGCGGAACGGGAAACCATCTTCAACGAGTACAGCGACCGCCAGTGGGAGATCATCACCGGCATGGTGCGGCGTTTCGAAAAGGGTGAACTGCTGGTTGACCTGGGGCGCGCCGAGGCGGCACTCCCGGCCAAGGAACAGATGCCGCGCGAGGTCTATCGTCCCGGCGACCGCATCCGCGCCATCATTACCGAAATCCGTATGACCACCAAAGGGCCGCAGATCATCCTCTCCCGTACCCATCCCAGTATGCTGGCCAAACTGTTCGAGCTTGAGGTGCCGGAGATCGCCGAAGGCATCGTTGAGATTAACGCCGTAGTGCGCGATCCGGGCAGCCGCGCCAAGATTGCCGTTTCCTCCAATGATTCGGATGTGGACCCGGTCGGCGCCTGTGTCGGCATGCGGGGCGCCCGCGTCCAGAACGTGGTCTCTGAGTTGCGCGGAGAGAAGATCGATATCATCCCCTGGTCCGAGGATATTGCCCGTTTCGCCTGCAATGCCCTTTCTCCGGCACAGGTTTCCAAGGTGTTCGTGGATGAGGACAATCGGGTGCTTGAGATTGTCGTGGCGGACGATCAGCTTTCCCTCGCCATCGGCAAACGCGGACAGAACGTCAGTCTTGCGGCCCGTCTGACCGGCTGCCGCATTGATATAAAGAGCGAATCCAAGGCGGCTGAGGCTGAATTGGCCCAATTTGCCTCCTTTGACGGCACCCAGGCGGAAGAGGAGCCTGCGGCCGATGAGGCTACCGAGGATACCGGGACTATTGAGACTGACGAAACTGTAGAGGCAGGGACCGCCGATGCTGCAGTTGCCTCGGATGCCGAAGAGAAGCAGGCGGAGTAG
- the rimP gene encoding ribosome maturation factor RimP has protein sequence MIKGDVCGQVSGIALPILESLGMELVDIEFARAGRDGVLRLFIDKDGGITLDDCADVSRELSAILDVEDIIPGHYSLEVSSPGLDRPLKTPADYERFAGRLVKVRTFEALPDDAGNKRKTFIGRLEGLVDGSVVMKLAEGPSASIPLDKVAKANLEFEF, from the coding sequence ATGATCAAGGGAGATGTTTGCGGGCAGGTGTCCGGCATTGCGTTGCCTATACTGGAATCGCTCGGTATGGAACTCGTCGATATCGAGTTCGCCAGGGCAGGGCGCGATGGCGTATTGCGGCTCTTCATCGACAAGGATGGGGGCATTACCCTGGACGATTGCGCCGACGTCAGCCGCGAGTTGTCGGCCATCCTCGACGTAGAAGACATCATCCCGGGCCACTATTCGCTGGAGGTGTCCTCCCCCGGTTTGGACCGCCCCCTCAAAACGCCGGCCGATTACGAACGCTTTGCCGGGCGTTTGGTGAAGGTGCGCACTTTTGAGGCGCTGCCCGATGATGCCGGCAACAAGCGCAAGACCTTTATCGGGCGGTTGGAAGGGCTGGTGGACGGCAGCGTCGTCATGAAGCTTGCCGAAGGCCCGTCTGCCTCGATCCCGTTGGATAAGGTCGCCAAGGCCAATCTTGAATTCGAATTTTGA
- the modC gene encoding molybdenum ABC transporter ATP-binding protein, translating to MELHVSLQKNFGAFSLDVDFTVQGERIGVFGPSGSGKSTLVSLLAGLQRPDAGTIRLDGELLYDSQGTVDVPPDQRRIGIVFQRPYLFPHMSVKANLLYGYKRSAPANRRIDFDALVEVLQISHLLSRGVHNLSGGEKQRVAIGRTVLSNPRLLLMDEPLSALDDALRFQIIDYLKATSEAFHIPYLFITHSLLEMRIMSDMVLAVDTGRIEAQTTAEELARSRMGQSPAGYINLLRLGNPRRVDGMSAYTWGGTELLISTASDRPDALFELSSKDIILIKQHPDAISARNLLDCTVADTFQSGNKVGVELASGDDRLVAEIVHEAARELGVKKGNRLFAAIKASAFRRLG from the coding sequence ATGGAACTGCATGTAAGCTTACAAAAGAATTTCGGCGCCTTTTCCCTGGATGTGGATTTTACGGTCCAGGGGGAGCGCATAGGTGTCTTCGGCCCGTCGGGAAGTGGAAAATCCACGCTGGTAAGCCTGCTCGCCGGTTTGCAGCGGCCGGATGCCGGTACCATCCGTCTGGACGGCGAACTGCTCTACGACAGTCAGGGAACAGTCGATGTCCCCCCGGATCAGCGTCGTATCGGCATAGTTTTCCAGCGCCCCTACCTGTTTCCCCACATGAGCGTCAAGGCAAACCTTCTGTACGGCTACAAACGGAGCGCTCCGGCTAACCGTCGGATCGATTTCGACGCCCTGGTGGAGGTGCTGCAGATAAGCCACCTCCTGTCGCGTGGCGTACATAACCTCTCGGGTGGTGAAAAACAGCGGGTTGCAATCGGCAGGACAGTCCTCTCCAATCCCCGCCTGCTGCTGATGGATGAACCGCTGTCGGCTCTGGACGATGCTCTCAGGTTTCAAATTATCGATTATCTGAAGGCTACCAGCGAAGCGTTCCACATTCCCTATCTCTTTATCACTCATTCTCTTCTGGAGATGCGCATCATGTCGGACATGGTGCTTGCGGTCGATACTGGGCGCATCGAGGCCCAGACAACAGCGGAAGAACTGGCGCGATCCCGCATGGGGCAGAGCCCGGCCGGCTATATCAATCTCCTGCGGCTGGGTAATCCGCGTAGGGTCGACGGTATGTCCGCCTACACCTGGGGCGGGACTGAGCTTTTGATCTCCACCGCCAGCGATCGGCCGGACGCGCTGTTTGAACTCTCTTCGAAAGATATTATCCTCATCAAGCAACATCCCGACGCCATCAGCGCCAGAAACCTGCTCGACTGCACTGTTGCGGACACCTTCCAGTCCGGCAACAAGGTGGGGGTGGAGCTTGCCAGTGGTGATGACCGGCTCGTAGCCGAGATAGTACATGAGGCTGCCCGCGAACTGGGGGTTAAAAAGGGGAACCGGCTCTTTGCGGCCATTAAGGCCTCGGCTTTTCGGCGCCTCGGGTGA
- the modB gene encoding molybdate ABC transporter permease subunit: protein MPVFTSAEYMAILLSLKVSVVATLVSLPFGFGVAYLMTYRQFRGKVALDVAVNLPLTLPPVVIGYILLLLLGQKGFIGQHLLQPLGIKLIFTWKAAVVATAVVGFPLMVRSIRLSMESVDERLIQAARTLGAGWFDTILTVIIPLSLRGIAAGSALMFARGLGEFGATIVVAGNIPGITQTIPLAIYEYTSSPDGDSMAMALCLVSVLLSVLVLLLHEYLNRRIAKAV, encoded by the coding sequence ATGCCGGTTTTTACCTCTGCCGAATATATGGCTATCCTGCTGTCGCTCAAGGTGTCGGTCGTGGCGACACTTGTATCGCTGCCCTTCGGATTCGGGGTTGCTTATCTCATGACCTACCGGCAGTTTCGGGGGAAGGTTGCGCTGGATGTGGCGGTCAACCTTCCTCTGACCCTGCCGCCCGTGGTGATCGGGTATATCCTTCTCCTGCTTCTGGGGCAGAAGGGTTTTATCGGCCAACATCTGTTACAGCCCTTGGGCATCAAGCTGATCTTTACCTGGAAGGCCGCGGTCGTTGCCACCGCTGTGGTCGGTTTTCCCCTCATGGTCAGGTCCATCCGGCTGAGCATGGAAAGCGTTGACGAGCGTCTCATTCAGGCCGCCCGCACCTTGGGGGCCGGATGGTTCGACACCATCTTGACCGTAATCATCCCACTTTCGTTGCGCGGGATCGCCGCCGGGTCGGCACTCATGTTTGCCCGCGGCCTAGGTGAGTTCGGCGCGACCATCGTGGTGGCCGGCAATATCCCCGGTATAACCCAGACCATCCCCTTGGCCATCTACGAATATACGAGTTCCCCCGACGGCGACAGCATGGCCATGGCTCTGTGCCTGGTGTCGGTACTCCTCTCGGTGCTGGTGCTCCTGCTCCACGAATATCTCAATCGTCGCATCGCCAAGGCCGTCTGA
- the modA gene encoding molybdate ABC transporter substrate-binding protein, whose translation MTRIVSYLIVAAVCLLPIAASAGEIDLFVAASMREVANDLSDSFAKKNSGVTFKKNYGASGALAKQIENGAPADIFISANLKWMDYAKEKHLADDKNIATFAYNSLVFAGRPGVKAANLNDVLKLEKIAIGSPKSVPAGEYAAEAFKKAGIEKQLEKKLVMAKDVRECLLYADRGEVDGAFVYKTDALQVAKTARILFTVPQEFYTRVTYPMALTVSGSKKVEAAAFFRYLQSAEAKTILAKHGFLVK comes from the coding sequence ATGACTCGAATAGTATCCTATCTGATTGTAGCTGCAGTCTGTTTGCTCCCCATCGCCGCGTCGGCCGGTGAGATCGACCTGTTTGTGGCAGCCAGCATGAGAGAGGTTGCCAATGATTTGTCCGACAGCTTTGCAAAAAAGAACAGTGGCGTAACCTTCAAGAAAAACTATGGTGCTTCCGGCGCCCTGGCCAAACAGATCGAGAACGGTGCTCCGGCGGACATATTCATCTCTGCCAACCTGAAGTGGATGGACTATGCAAAGGAAAAACATCTGGCCGATGACAAGAACATCGCTACCTTTGCCTACAACTCTCTGGTATTCGCCGGTCGGCCGGGGGTGAAGGCCGCAAACCTGAACGACGTGCTCAAGCTGGAGAAAATTGCCATCGGCAGCCCCAAAAGCGTCCCAGCCGGTGAGTACGCCGCTGAGGCCTTCAAAAAGGCGGGTATCGAAAAACAGCTCGAAAAGAAACTGGTCATGGCCAAGGATGTGCGCGAATGCTTGCTGTACGCCGATAGGGGGGAAGTTGACGGTGCATTTGTCTATAAGACCGATGCCCTCCAGGTGGCCAAAACCGCCAGGATTCTGTTTACGGTGCCCCAGGAGTTCTACACGCGGGTAACCTACCCCATGGCCCTGACGGTATCAGGCAGTAAGAAGGTTGAGGCCGCCGCCTTTTTCCGGTATTTGCAATCGGCCGAGGCTAAGACGATCCTTGCCAAACACGGCTTTCTGGTGAAGTAG
- the modD gene encoding ModD protein — MLACLPDGEIERFIDEDLPYGDLTTHLLGIGTQPGIITFTTREETTLCCCEEAGRVLEKCGCRILTLEPSGTCCAPGTVFLTAMGTAQALHAGWKVALNLLEYASGIASRTARVVKAAKGANPCIAVVTTRKSFPGTKKIAIKAIMAGGALPHRLGLSETVLVFKQHTAFLGGLDALLAGVADLRAKVPENRIIVEADDASEALRIAGAGVDVVQVDKLPPAELRQLVDDIHAMDRAVKISAAGGINEGNVAEYAASGVDIIVLSSVYFGKPADIGARIVPRQP, encoded by the coding sequence ATGCTAGCCTGTTTGCCTGACGGCGAGATCGAACGTTTTATCGATGAAGACCTTCCCTATGGCGACCTGACCACCCACCTGCTCGGTATCGGTACACAGCCGGGCATCATTACTTTTACTACCCGTGAGGAGACGACCCTCTGCTGTTGCGAGGAGGCGGGCCGGGTACTGGAGAAATGCGGCTGCCGCATCTTGACCCTTGAACCGAGCGGAACGTGTTGTGCTCCTGGGACGGTTTTTCTGACCGCCATGGGAACGGCACAGGCGCTGCATGCCGGTTGGAAGGTTGCCTTGAACCTGCTAGAGTATGCTTCCGGCATCGCCTCGCGGACCGCCAGGGTCGTAAAGGCAGCCAAAGGGGCGAATCCGTGCATCGCGGTGGTTACTACCCGCAAGTCCTTTCCCGGAACCAAGAAGATAGCCATCAAGGCCATTATGGCTGGGGGAGCACTACCCCATCGTCTGGGATTGTCGGAGACCGTGCTGGTGTTCAAACAGCACACTGCCTTTTTGGGCGGGCTGGATGCCTTGCTAGCAGGGGTCGCCGACTTGCGCGCCAAGGTGCCGGAAAACCGAATCATCGTCGAGGCGGACGATGCAAGCGAGGCGCTTCGCATTGCCGGGGCCGGAGTCGATGTGGTTCAGGTAGACAAGCTGCCGCCGGCGGAACTGCGGCAATTGGTTGACGATATCCATGCCATGGACCGGGCGGTGAAAATCTCCGCGGCGGGCGGCATCAACGAGGGAAACGTGGCGGAATATGCCGCCAGTGGGGTGGACATCATCGTTCTGTCCTCGGTCTATTTCGGCAAGCCTGCGGACATTGGCGCCCGGATTGTTCCCCGCCAACCGTAG
- a CDS encoding TOBE domain-containing protein, with amino-acid sequence MKSLQESAKLGLSGAVWLHKEDRKFLGGDRISLLEQIGELGSITKAAKAVGLSYKTAWDLVNMINNLADKPLVDRLAGGRGGGGTTLTAEGKKVLREFQIIQEEHRKFLANIADKLGDADSLYQLLRRIAMKVSARNVFAGTVARIVKGAVNAEVDLTLKGGATIAAVVTNGAIDNLGLAVGKEAYAIIKASSVIIGTELHNTKLSARNLMCGTVAKIIEGPVSAEVDVEVGGGNTISAVITHESSKNLGLVVGGHACAIFKASSVILGVS; translated from the coding sequence ATGAAATCTTTACAGGAAAGTGCCAAGCTGGGGCTCTCCGGGGCCGTGTGGCTGCACAAGGAAGACCGGAAGTTCCTGGGGGGAGACCGGATCAGTCTGCTGGAGCAGATCGGCGAACTCGGTTCGATCACCAAGGCCGCGAAGGCAGTTGGGCTTAGCTATAAGACCGCCTGGGATCTGGTCAACATGATCAATAACCTGGCCGACAAGCCACTGGTCGACCGCTTGGCCGGGGGTAGGGGCGGCGGCGGGACCACCCTCACCGCGGAAGGAAAAAAAGTTCTGAGGGAGTTTCAGATTATTCAGGAAGAACATCGCAAGTTTCTGGCAAATATTGCCGACAAACTAGGCGATGCCGATAGCCTTTACCAACTACTGAGGAGGATTGCCATGAAAGTAAGCGCACGTAACGTATTTGCCGGAACCGTGGCCAGGATCGTCAAGGGCGCCGTTAATGCCGAAGTTGATCTGACTCTCAAGGGTGGGGCCACCATAGCGGCTGTTGTCACCAATGGTGCCATTGATAACCTGGGGTTGGCCGTGGGAAAAGAAGCCTATGCCATCATTAAGGCTAGTTCTGTCATTATCGGAACCGAACTGCACAATACCAAGCTCAGCGCCCGGAACCTCATGTGTGGCACGGTCGCCAAGATTATTGAAGGACCGGTCAGCGCCGAGGTGGATGTGGAGGTGGGGGGCGGCAACACTATCAGCGCCGTTATTACCCATGAGAGTAGCAAAAACCTGGGGTTGGTTGTGGGGGGGCATGCCTGCGCCATCTTCAAGGCATCCAGCGTCATCCTCGGCGTGAGCTGA
- a CDS encoding porin, producing MKKLGILLGLALLVAQAGSVSAKSLEDVLKEKGVITEEDYKEIQKSSQIKYKPGGGLNFATADGKFGISIGASYQVRYTFLDGDDVNKPATDPDYSKFELRRIKLLFNGHAYSPDLTYKMNINFANFNSGSTANNGPMEEVWLNYRLMNEVQFRLGQDKVQFGRQWITSSTAQQFVDASIVTSAFVPGYDTGAMIHGKIAGGIFNYNIAGYGGVGQNTWRSKTDNAFSARLTANPLGEVKYSESDVEYSKKPLVSIGADYFRDTLSNTAGTTGTLETNQLSFLKSSGGWYGVGKGTSKFTTGEKIDFNTCGADAVFKWLGFSATGEYFFAQAEGQTSGKKMRAQGFYAQAGYFVIPKTLELAYRYSYLDPDRDASRNLWTENAVGASWYVNSTHNLKVQADYTNIHKQAGLISTTAGTQPTDDNQVRFQVQMVF from the coding sequence ATGAAGAAGTTGGGAATTTTGCTGGGGCTGGCCCTGCTTGTGGCTCAGGCCGGTAGTGTCTCGGCGAAGAGCCTTGAGGACGTGCTGAAGGAAAAGGGAGTCATTACCGAAGAGGATTACAAAGAAATTCAGAAAAGCAGCCAGATCAAGTACAAACCAGGCGGGGGGCTCAACTTCGCCACGGCCGACGGTAAGTTCGGCATTTCCATCGGAGCTTCCTATCAGGTCCGTTACACCTTCCTCGACGGGGATGACGTCAACAAACCCGCCACGGACCCGGACTACAGCAAGTTCGAGCTGCGCCGCATCAAGCTGCTGTTCAATGGCCATGCCTATTCCCCGGACCTGACCTACAAGATGAACATCAACTTTGCCAACTTCAACAGCGGCTCTACTGCAAACAACGGCCCCATGGAAGAGGTCTGGCTCAACTACCGCCTGATGAACGAGGTGCAGTTCCGTCTCGGGCAGGACAAGGTCCAGTTCGGCCGCCAGTGGATTACCTCCTCCACAGCACAGCAGTTTGTGGACGCCTCAATCGTGACCTCCGCCTTTGTGCCGGGGTATGACACCGGAGCCATGATCCACGGCAAAATCGCTGGCGGGATCTTCAACTACAACATCGCCGGCTACGGCGGGGTGGGCCAGAACACGTGGCGAAGCAAGACCGACAACGCCTTCAGCGCTCGGCTCACGGCCAACCCTCTGGGGGAGGTAAAATACTCCGAATCCGACGTGGAATACAGCAAGAAACCGCTGGTGTCCATCGGCGCCGACTATTTCCGGGATACCCTCAGCAACACCGCGGGCACTACCGGTACCCTGGAAACCAACCAACTCTCTTTCCTGAAATCCAGTGGCGGCTGGTATGGGGTCGGCAAGGGAACGAGCAAATTCACCACCGGCGAAAAGATCGACTTCAACACGTGCGGCGCGGATGCGGTCTTCAAATGGCTCGGTTTCTCGGCCACCGGAGAGTACTTCTTTGCCCAGGCCGAGGGGCAGACCTCCGGCAAAAAGATGCGTGCCCAGGGGTTCTACGCCCAGGCGGGTTATTTCGTGATTCCGAAAACCCTCGAACTGGCCTACCGCTACTCCTATCTTGACCCGGATCGGGACGCGTCCAGGAACCTCTGGACCGAAAATGCCGTCGGTGCGTCTTGGTACGTCAACAGCACGCACAACCTTAAGGTCCAGGCCGACTATACCAATATCCACAAACAGGCTGGACTCATATCCACTACCGCTGGTACGCAGCCGACCGACGACAACCAGGTCCGCTTTCAGGTGCAGATGGTATTCTGA